A portion of the Thalassotalea sp. LPB0316 genome contains these proteins:
- the carA gene encoding glutamine-hydrolyzing carbamoyl-phosphate synthase small subunit, with protein MTKSAILVLEDGTVFKGTAIGATGCSVGEVVFNTSMTGYQEILTDPSYAEQIVTLTYPHIGNTGTNSEDEESTGVFAKGLIIRDLPLLASNFRNQETLSEYLVRHNILGIADIDTRKLTRILREKGAQNGCIMAGDNLDEAAALAEAKGFPGLKGMDLAKVVSTKETYLWTEGSWQLGKGFVTPEKMDFHVVAYDFGAKRNILRMLVDRGCRLTVVPAQTSAEDVLAFNPDGIFLSNGPGDPEPCDYAIDAIKTFLETDIPVFGICLGHQLLGLASGAKTIKMKFGHHGANHPVKDYDRNVVMITSQNHGFAVDEDNMPENLKVTHKSLFDGSIQGIHRTDKPAFSFQGHPEASPGPHDAAPLFDHFIELIKARKAQA; from the coding sequence TTGACTAAATCTGCCATTTTAGTGCTTGAAGACGGCACGGTATTTAAAGGCACCGCTATCGGTGCAACGGGCTGTTCAGTTGGTGAAGTAGTATTCAATACTTCAATGACTGGTTATCAAGAAATTCTTACTGACCCATCATATGCAGAGCAAATTGTAACGCTGACTTATCCTCATATTGGTAACACGGGTACCAACTCAGAAGATGAAGAGTCAACTGGCGTTTTTGCTAAAGGTTTAATCATTCGCGATTTGCCATTATTAGCAAGTAACTTTCGTAACCAAGAAACATTAAGCGAATACTTAGTGCGTCACAATATATTAGGTATTGCTGATATCGATACCCGTAAATTAACGCGTATTTTACGTGAGAAAGGCGCGCAAAACGGCTGCATTATGGCTGGTGACAACCTAGATGAAGCCGCAGCATTAGCGGAGGCTAAAGGCTTCCCTGGCTTAAAAGGCATGGATTTAGCAAAAGTTGTTTCAACCAAAGAAACTTACCTATGGACAGAGGGCAGCTGGCAGTTAGGTAAAGGTTTTGTTACTCCAGAAAAAATGGATTTTCACGTGGTAGCCTATGACTTTGGCGCAAAACGCAACATTTTACGCATGTTAGTCGACCGTGGTTGTCGTTTAACAGTGGTTCCTGCACAAACTTCGGCAGAAGACGTATTAGCATTTAACCCTGATGGCATTTTCTTATCAAACGGCCCAGGTGATCCTGAGCCGTGTGATTACGCCATTGATGCGATTAAAACCTTTTTAGAAACCGATATTCCAGTTTTTGGTATTTGTTTAGGTCATCAGTTACTAGGCCTAGCCAGTGGCGCGAAAACTATCAAAATGAAGTTCGGTCATCACGGTGCTAACCACCCAGTAAAAGATTATGATCGCAATGTGGTTATGATCACTTCGCAAAACCACGGTTTCGCAGTCGATGAAGACAACATGCCAGAAAACTTAAAAGTAACGCACAAATCGTTATTTGATGGCTCAATTCAAGGTATTCACCGCACCGATAAACCAGCGTTTAGCTTCCAAGGTCACCCTGAAGCAAGCCCTGGTCCACATGATGCTGCACCTTTATTTGACCACTTTATTGAATTAATCAAAGCACGCAAAGCTCAAGCTTAA
- the dapB gene encoding 4-hydroxy-tetrahydrodipicolinate reductase, protein MTIKVAILGCNGRMGRNLVDAAVQHNKITLVGGSVRQGSSFDGIDLGELAGIGTIGKNASCDLNSLVDADVLIDFTSIASTFEHLQWCKTHKKALVIGTTGFNDDEVAKIKEFTSEIPVILAPNTSVGVNLLFKLVEMAARAIGDDTDIEIMEAHHRFKKDAPSGTAVKIGQVIADTLGRDLNQCAVYGREGITDERDPKTIGFATVRAGDIIGEHTALFADLGERIELTHKATSRMTFAHGAMRAALWLSAAENGFYDMQDVLGLKN, encoded by the coding sequence ATGACAATCAAGGTAGCAATTTTAGGGTGTAATGGCCGTATGGGTCGAAACCTAGTTGATGCAGCTGTGCAGCATAACAAAATCACGTTAGTTGGTGGTAGTGTTCGTCAAGGTTCAAGCTTTGACGGTATCGATTTAGGCGAACTCGCCGGTATTGGCACGATTGGCAAAAATGCCAGTTGTGACCTAAATTCTTTAGTTGATGCTGACGTACTGATTGATTTTACGTCAATCGCCTCGACCTTTGAGCATTTACAGTGGTGTAAAACACATAAGAAAGCACTAGTTATTGGCACTACAGGCTTTAATGACGATGAAGTGGCTAAAATTAAAGAGTTTACTAGCGAAATTCCCGTGATTTTAGCGCCAAATACCAGTGTTGGTGTTAATTTATTGTTTAAGCTAGTTGAAATGGCTGCTCGTGCGATTGGCGATGATACTGACATTGAGATCATGGAAGCGCACCACCGATTTAAAAAAGATGCGCCATCGGGCACCGCGGTAAAAATCGGCCAAGTGATAGCAGATACGTTAGGGCGAGACTTAAACCAGTGTGCTGTATATGGTCGTGAGGGGATCACGGATGAGCGTGACCCAAAAACTATTGGCTTTGCCACGGTCAGAGCTGGCGACATCATCGGTGAGCACACTGCGCTTTTTGCTGACTTGGGGGAACGTATTGAATTGACCCACAAAGCGACGTCGAGAATGACGTTTGCTCATGGTGCAATGCGAGCCGCACTATGGTTGAGTGCAGCTGAAAACGGGTTCTATGACATGCAAGATGTGCTTGGGCTTAAGAATTAA
- a CDS encoding FKBP-type peptidyl-prolyl cis-trans isomerase, which yields MSDTKFESIEQRVSYGVGRQLGDQLRNNPFKDFDVTAVQAGLADALAGEASQVSDEALNEAFSIVSQKLQELEQAAAKEKAAEGEAFLAENAKREEVTVTESGLQYEILAAGDGEKPTAASTVRTHYHGTFINGDVFDSSYDRGQPAEFPVGGVIAGWTEALQLMPVGAKYRLYIPYNLAYGERGSQGAIPPYSALVFDVELLDIL from the coding sequence ATGTCTGATACAAAATTTGAATCAATTGAACAACGTGTAAGTTACGGTGTAGGTCGTCAATTAGGTGACCAATTGCGAAACAACCCTTTCAAAGACTTCGATGTAACAGCAGTACAAGCTGGTTTAGCCGATGCATTAGCTGGCGAAGCAAGCCAAGTAAGCGACGAAGCATTAAACGAAGCATTTTCTATCGTTTCTCAAAAGTTACAAGAGTTAGAGCAAGCAGCAGCTAAAGAAAAAGCAGCTGAAGGTGAAGCGTTCTTAGCTGAAAATGCTAAACGCGAAGAAGTGACAGTTACTGAATCAGGTTTACAATATGAAATCTTAGCAGCTGGTGATGGTGAAAAGCCAACAGCGGCTAGCACGGTTCGTACACACTACCACGGTACCTTCATCAATGGTGACGTGTTTGATAGCTCATACGATCGCGGTCAACCGGCTGAATTCCCAGTAGGTGGCGTTATCGCGGGTTGGACTGAAGCACTTCAGCTAATGCCTGTTGGCGCTAAGTACCGTTTATACATTCCGTATAACTTAGCGTACGGTGAGCGTGGCTCTCAAGGTGCTATCCCACCATACTCAGCATTAGTCTTCGATGTTGAGTTATTAGATATTTTATAA
- a CDS encoding Na+/H+ antiporter NhaC family protein produces MANQNQNRASFKALIPFLVFLGLFLGTGMYLTYQGQDFAFYQLPASIAIIPAIFVALYLGKAPIEEKIGQFIRGAGHENIITMCMIYLLAGAFAVVAKATGSVDASVQLGLALFPEYLLLPGLFIVSAFIATAMGTSMGTIAAIAPIALGFVETADVSPALIAGVIISGAIFGDNLSIISDTTIAATRSQGAHMKDKFKANFKFAMPAAIICLVIFTLLGESISYQTSSDIEFIGLIPYLLILTLALLGINVFIVLTVGILTAALIGYMTSGYEVFAFISDINTGFSNMQDIFILSLFIGGLSALVKAQGGLTALTHKIESITRSMSKNNEKRAAGIGIGMLAFFTNFFTANNTVSIIVTGDTAKELATDAELTPAQSASLLDIFACISQGLIPYGAQALLLGTTMKISPVDVVTYSFYPMVLFVVVLLMFNKATK; encoded by the coding sequence ATGGCAAACCAAAATCAAAATCGCGCCAGCTTTAAAGCGCTAATACCATTTCTGGTCTTTTTAGGCCTGTTTTTAGGCACCGGTATGTATTTAACTTACCAAGGTCAAGATTTTGCGTTTTACCAACTTCCCGCCAGTATTGCGATAATACCCGCTATTTTTGTCGCGCTCTATTTAGGTAAAGCACCGATAGAGGAAAAAATTGGTCAGTTTATTCGGGGTGCTGGTCACGAAAACATCATTACCATGTGTATGATTTACCTACTTGCCGGCGCTTTTGCCGTTGTTGCTAAAGCTACAGGTAGTGTCGATGCCAGTGTTCAGTTGGGGTTAGCACTATTTCCTGAATATCTGCTGCTACCGGGTTTATTTATTGTTTCAGCCTTTATTGCTACGGCAATGGGTACGTCGATGGGAACAATCGCGGCAATCGCCCCTATTGCGTTAGGTTTTGTTGAAACAGCTGATGTTAGCCCTGCTCTAATAGCCGGTGTTATCATCTCTGGTGCTATTTTTGGTGATAACTTGTCGATTATTTCTGATACCACCATCGCCGCGACACGAAGCCAAGGCGCTCATATGAAAGACAAATTTAAAGCCAACTTTAAGTTTGCTATGCCAGCTGCGATCATCTGTTTAGTGATTTTTACTCTACTTGGCGAGAGCATTAGTTATCAAACATCAAGTGATATTGAATTTATTGGCTTGATACCTTACCTGTTAATCCTGACCTTAGCTCTGTTAGGCATAAACGTATTTATCGTATTAACTGTTGGTATTTTAACTGCGGCTTTAATTGGTTATATGACTTCAGGTTACGAAGTTTTTGCCTTTATTAGCGATATCAATACTGGGTTCAGTAACATGCAAGACATCTTCATCTTATCGCTATTTATCGGTGGTTTGAGTGCTTTGGTTAAGGCGCAAGGCGGCTTAACGGCGCTAACGCATAAGATTGAATCAATTACCCGTTCAATGAGTAAAAACAATGAGAAAAGAGCCGCCGGTATTGGTATTGGTATGTTAGCGTTTTTTACCAACTTTTTTACCGCCAATAATACAGTTTCAATTATTGTGACCGGTGATACCGCGAAAGAATTAGCAACGGATGCTGAGTTAACACCAGCGCAATCGGCGAGTTTATTGGATATTTTTGCTTGTATTAGCCAAGGGTTAATCCCCTATGGTGCGCAAGCATTGTTACTCGGCACGACCATGAAGATTTCTCCCGTTGATGTAGTGACCTACTCTTTTTATCCTATGGTGCTGTTTGTGGTTGTCTTATTAATGTTTAATAAAGCGACCAAGTAA
- a CDS encoding M48 family metallopeptidase, whose product MKRTLITSALLLALTAAGCSTSSTGRNKIAFMDQNQLNAMGAESFEEMKKKQKVSTDKKTNDYVQCVADFITVHVPKSAHDGEWEVVVFDSDQINAFALPGGKIGVYKGILKVAEDQHQLAAIMGHEVAHVIEEHANERISAEQLAGLGLIATGVAIGDMNVEHKALTIAALGIFAEYGVLMPYGRSHETEADIVGQDLMAKAGFNPEASIKLWQNMAKASGGNQPPEFLSTHPSNQSRIKELRGNLSNSSPLYKKATAKPNCVNPIKA is encoded by the coding sequence ATGAAACGCACATTGATCACTTCGGCACTATTGCTTGCTTTAACTGCCGCTGGATGCAGCACTTCTTCGACGGGACGCAACAAAATCGCCTTTATGGACCAAAACCAACTCAATGCCATGGGCGCTGAATCTTTTGAAGAAATGAAAAAGAAGCAAAAAGTCAGTACCGATAAGAAAACTAACGACTACGTTCAATGCGTTGCCGATTTTATAACCGTTCACGTACCTAAAAGTGCACATGATGGCGAATGGGAAGTTGTTGTCTTTGATTCAGACCAAATTAATGCTTTCGCACTGCCCGGTGGCAAAATTGGCGTTTATAAGGGAATTTTAAAAGTCGCTGAAGATCAACACCAGCTTGCTGCAATTATGGGGCATGAGGTAGCTCACGTGATTGAAGAGCATGCTAATGAGCGAATTTCTGCTGAACAATTAGCAGGCCTAGGCTTGATTGCTACGGGTGTTGCCATAGGTGATATGAATGTTGAACACAAGGCACTAACGATCGCAGCATTAGGTATTTTTGCCGAGTATGGTGTGTTAATGCCTTACGGCCGCTCACATGAAACGGAAGCCGATATCGTTGGTCAAGATTTAATGGCCAAAGCCGGTTTTAATCCTGAAGCGTCAATTAAGTTATGGCAAAACATGGCGAAAGCGAGCGGAGGCAATCAACCGCCTGAGTTTTTATCAACTCACCCGTCAAATCAAAGTCGAATTAAAGAGTTGCGTGGTAACTTAAGTAACTCGTCCCCGCTATATAAAAAAGCAACGGCAAAGCCTAATTGTGTAAACCCTATCAAGGCGTGA
- a CDS encoding sensor histidine kinase, protein MIVIGLIALFILMLWLFRNITSPLRLLNKEMKLVTEQGFNRSNVALSHWRNDAKNEVHQLGVIFTDMMSHIERQFNQLQQVDSQRKTLLAEISHDLRTPLTSLYGYLETLQLNKSELTPEQEQVYIATALRNSCQLRQLIDQVFELAHIESGHVKVINERFNLVEVLYDIVEKFALKAQQHNITLVFEPETHYMMVESDLNKLERIISNLIDNALRHTPANGTIVLCALAINNGGYQVSVKDSGVGIASEELANIFNARFQASNSAKTSEQKNIGLGLTISQKLCELLGSQISVTSKLGVGSEFSFKLV, encoded by the coding sequence ATGATCGTTATTGGTCTAATCGCTTTGTTTATTTTAATGCTGTGGCTATTTCGAAATATTACCTCGCCATTGCGTCTACTCAATAAGGAAATGAAGTTAGTGACAGAGCAGGGCTTTAATCGCAGCAATGTCGCATTAAGCCATTGGCGCAATGATGCAAAAAATGAAGTACATCAACTCGGTGTTATCTTTACCGATATGATGTCCCACATTGAACGGCAATTTAATCAACTGCAACAGGTCGATAGCCAACGCAAAACACTGCTTGCTGAAATATCACACGATTTACGCACCCCGTTAACATCACTGTACGGCTATTTAGAAACGTTACAGTTGAATAAGTCTGAACTGACACCTGAGCAAGAGCAAGTTTATATCGCAACAGCGCTCAGAAATAGTTGCCAACTACGCCAGTTAATTGATCAAGTTTTTGAACTCGCTCATATTGAAAGTGGCCATGTAAAAGTGATTAATGAACGCTTTAACCTAGTGGAAGTGCTTTACGATATTGTTGAAAAGTTCGCGTTGAAAGCTCAGCAACACAACATCACATTAGTGTTCGAGCCTGAAACTCATTATATGATGGTAGAAAGTGACTTAAATAAACTAGAGCGAATAATTAGCAATTTAATCGATAACGCACTGCGCCATACTCCGGCCAATGGAACCATAGTGCTATGTGCGCTAGCCATTAACAATGGTGGGTATCAGGTTTCAGTTAAAGATAGTGGCGTTGGTATTGCGTCAGAGGAATTAGCTAATATCTTTAACGCCAGATTTCAAGCCAGTAATAGTGCGAAAACCAGTGAACAAAAAAATATTGGCCTTGGCTTAACCATTAGTCAAAAACTCTGCGAGCTGCTTGGTAGCCAAATTTCAGTGACCAGTAAATTAGGTGTTGGCAGTGAGTTTAGTTTTAAATTGGTATAA
- a CDS encoding response regulator transcription factor: protein MHQNVLLVEDDPDLANLVALHLTELQLKVFHASSGEQALKLAVQHDIDLVILDVMLPGISGLDVCRELKTKQPELSVIMLTSRDSETDRVLGLELGADDYISKPYSVRELQARVRAQLRKLALFKTLKSTEQTEQSIRLGDLQINHLTHQVIYKDEVVELTATEYELLHHLAKHPDQVFSRSQLLSSVWGYHHSGYEHTVNSHINRLRAKLERNATKPEIVQTVWGVGYKFNRRGVCA from the coding sequence ATGCACCAAAACGTATTATTAGTTGAAGACGATCCAGATTTAGCCAATTTAGTCGCGTTACATTTAACCGAGTTGCAGCTCAAGGTGTTTCATGCAAGTTCTGGCGAGCAGGCGCTAAAACTAGCAGTTCAGCATGACATTGATCTGGTCATACTCGATGTTATGTTACCGGGCATATCAGGCTTAGATGTTTGTCGTGAACTCAAAACCAAGCAACCGGAGTTATCCGTTATTATGTTAACTTCAAGAGATTCTGAAACCGATAGGGTACTTGGCCTAGAGTTAGGCGCAGATGACTATATCAGCAAGCCTTACAGTGTCCGTGAATTACAAGCACGAGTTCGAGCGCAATTGAGAAAACTAGCGCTGTTTAAAACACTAAAATCAACAGAGCAAACCGAACAATCAATTCGCTTGGGCGATTTACAAATCAATCATTTAACCCACCAAGTTATCTATAAAGACGAAGTGGTTGAACTAACGGCAACGGAATACGAATTACTTCATCATTTGGCCAAGCACCCCGATCAAGTCTTTTCACGCTCGCAACTACTTTCTTCCGTTTGGGGCTATCATCACAGTGGTTACGAGCATACCGTTAACTCACATATCAATCGTTTAAGAGCAAAACTTGAGCGCAATGCGACTAAACCTGAAATCGTCCAAACCGTCTGGGGCGTTGGCTATAAATTTAATCGACGCGGTGTTTGTGCGTGA
- a CDS encoding spondin domain-containing protein encodes MKRLPNILKFGVLSSVLVLLSACSDSDNDLPTPPEPPTPEPVIYSYQVTVTNLTYGQPMSPVAVVLHDEGNLFNLGESASEAIEMMAEGGDNSGLLETSVALVSATSDGILMPGASTTIELTIQDTMPVQLSLATMLVNTNDAFTGVNGQSIANLALDESISLLTSSYDAGTEANSEMMGTIPGPADGGEGFNAERDDILDVVTMHSGVVSVDDGLSSSVLTEAHKFDNPTMRVVITRSQ; translated from the coding sequence ATGAAACGCTTGCCTAATATCTTAAAATTCGGTGTACTGAGTTCCGTCTTGGTCTTATTGAGTGCATGCTCTGATAGCGATAACGACTTGCCAACACCGCCAGAGCCACCAACACCTGAACCGGTAATTTATAGCTATCAAGTAACGGTGACGAATCTAACTTATGGTCAACCTATGTCACCCGTTGCCGTTGTGCTGCACGATGAAGGTAATCTCTTTAACTTGGGAGAAAGTGCTAGTGAGGCGATTGAGATGATGGCTGAAGGTGGTGACAACAGTGGCTTATTAGAAACTTCGGTGGCCTTAGTATCGGCAACGAGTGACGGCATCTTGATGCCGGGAGCCTCAACAACCATTGAGCTAACGATCCAAGATACGATGCCAGTGCAGCTCTCTTTGGCAACTATGTTAGTTAATACCAATGACGCCTTTACTGGTGTTAATGGACAATCGATTGCTAATTTAGCCCTAGATGAAAGTATTTCGCTATTAACCAGTTCATATGATGCAGGAACAGAAGCAAATAGTGAAATGATGGGCACCATTCCTGGGCCTGCCGATGGCGGCGAAGGCTTCAATGCTGAGCGTGACGATATCCTCGATGTTGTGACAATGCATTCAGGCGTGGTATCAGTAGACGATGGTTTATCATCATCGGTACTTACTGAAGCGCATAAGTTTGATAACCCAACGATGAGAGTGGTGATCACTCGCTCACAATAA
- a CDS encoding spondin domain-containing protein, whose protein sequence is MKGKLLTLAATMALSPFSMAQQLEVTVTNLTNGIHYTPLIVAAHDDSVALFSLGQTASAELQAMAEGGDISGLAMALNDASADVVENPAGGLLAPATSTMTSMDTADGNMYLSIAGMMLPTNDGFVALNAWPIPTEAGTYTVYLNAYDAGTEANDEIINGGGAAGTPGIPVAPGGDGGTGATGVTTEEANDMVHIHRGVLGDDNPSGGTSDLDNTVHRWLNPVAKVTVVVM, encoded by the coding sequence ATGAAAGGCAAATTACTTACACTGGCGGCAACAATGGCGCTAAGCCCGTTCTCTATGGCGCAGCAGCTTGAAGTTACCGTAACCAACCTCACTAATGGTATCCATTACACACCGCTGATTGTTGCGGCGCACGATGATAGCGTAGCGCTGTTTTCACTCGGCCAAACAGCTAGTGCTGAGCTTCAAGCTATGGCTGAAGGCGGCGACATTTCAGGTTTAGCCATGGCGCTTAATGACGCGAGCGCTGATGTTGTTGAAAACCCCGCTGGCGGTTTACTTGCGCCGGCTACGTCCACCATGACCAGCATGGATACTGCCGATGGTAATATGTATTTATCTATCGCCGGCATGATGTTGCCAACGAACGATGGCTTTGTTGCACTCAATGCGTGGCCGATCCCAACCGAAGCGGGTACTTATACCGTATACCTAAACGCTTATGATGCTGGCACAGAAGCCAATGATGAAATTATCAATGGTGGCGGCGCAGCAGGTACACCGGGCATTCCTGTTGCACCAGGTGGAGATGGTGGTACTGGCGCTACTGGCGTTACCACAGAAGAAGCTAACGACATGGTACACATTCACCGTGGTGTATTGGGTGATGATAACCCGAGCGGCGGCACAAGTGATTTAGACAATACCGTGCACCGCTGGTTAAACCCTGTTGCTAAAGTTACTGTTGTTGTGATGTAG
- a CDS encoding M13-type metalloendopeptidase, translating into MQKLTVFMVFMLVVVNCYGDQLSAQDKPQDLTDEESPAVHELDLESIDPLIRPQDDFYKYSNGIWLENNKATLKERYKGTFAEVNQLAEDNVALLIKDAANTMSDTTEPTHNVIGALYQSYMDIEALEAKGLTGLTQDLEKIAAIKTEADVINFIAAKVPEGAAYLFEVTVGRDQGDRSMNVAYLSPKQLNIGMYDYTTHDAKRKMEYSIEKYSTYVEKLQKLAGIDDAKENTEEIIEIETELVSFNKKIDYKQRQKDPEYYYKNFYFPHTPDEIAAWKGEINWRNVLTILGLENAEKIIVTDPGYFKKLSKYIDDISVGDWKMYLTFLTIDNAIPYLPEAYQKQYYRNALFYPRWKMEKKREKREEHAVSFVNHHLSELVGQLYVENSFSPEQKGAIKALTENILQATTNVIDDFEWMSASTKTNAKDKLTKINFKIGYPDEGGFADYSGLELSSENLHGNMLALKQYRYAKDIEKIGNPVERKTWQKAPQWVQARYNVSDNDIVLSAAFLQPPMYDQQMTPLVLYARIGSVIGHEIGHALFGPASFYDGDGNKANWWAEEDRAYIEKQNNKLIELYGNFQIRSGIYVQGKDTLNENIADLFGLKVAFEAFKLVNKDTSLAFDNGYSWQQRFFIAHAQSWQEKLMSYTQTRMAFNDEHSPSRFRVVGVMMNLPDFYDAFEVESTDKQYLAPEKRVALW; encoded by the coding sequence ACCGTGTTTATGGTGTTCATGTTAGTAGTGGTAAATTGCTATGGTGATCAACTATCTGCTCAAGATAAACCACAAGATTTAACTGACGAAGAATCGCCTGCAGTTCACGAGCTAGACCTTGAATCTATTGATCCCTTAATTCGACCCCAAGATGATTTTTACAAGTACAGTAATGGTATTTGGCTAGAAAACAATAAAGCGACCCTCAAGGAGAGATATAAGGGGACTTTTGCTGAAGTGAATCAATTGGCGGAAGACAATGTGGCTCTTTTAATAAAAGATGCGGCGAACACAATGAGCGACACCACCGAGCCTACACACAATGTTATTGGTGCACTATATCAAAGTTATATGGATATAGAGGCACTGGAGGCCAAGGGATTAACCGGACTTACTCAAGATCTGGAAAAAATTGCGGCGATAAAAACCGAAGCTGATGTAATCAACTTTATAGCGGCTAAAGTACCCGAAGGCGCAGCGTATTTGTTTGAGGTGACAGTAGGCCGAGACCAAGGCGATAGAAGTATGAACGTTGCTTATTTAAGCCCAAAGCAATTAAACATTGGTATGTACGATTACACTACGCATGACGCGAAAAGAAAAATGGAGTACTCAATCGAAAAATATTCGACCTATGTTGAAAAACTTCAAAAGCTAGCGGGTATAGATGACGCAAAAGAAAATACTGAAGAAATTATAGAAATTGAAACGGAGTTAGTCAGTTTTAATAAAAAAATTGATTATAAGCAGCGACAAAAAGATCCAGAATATTACTACAAAAATTTTTACTTTCCCCATACCCCAGATGAAATTGCCGCGTGGAAAGGCGAAATTAATTGGCGAAACGTGTTGACCATTCTGGGTTTAGAAAATGCTGAAAAGATCATTGTGACCGATCCTGGCTATTTCAAAAAGCTCAGCAAATATATAGATGATATTTCGGTTGGCGATTGGAAAATGTATCTCACATTTTTGACGATAGATAACGCGATACCATATTTACCTGAAGCTTATCAAAAGCAGTATTATCGAAATGCGTTGTTTTACCCTAGATGGAAGATGGAAAAAAAGAGAGAAAAACGCGAGGAACACGCCGTTAGCTTTGTTAACCACCACCTTAGTGAGTTGGTAGGCCAGCTCTATGTAGAAAATAGCTTTTCTCCCGAGCAAAAAGGTGCAATTAAAGCCTTAACTGAAAACATCTTGCAGGCGACGACTAATGTTATTGATGATTTTGAATGGATGTCGGCATCAACCAAGACAAATGCAAAAGACAAGTTAACTAAAATCAACTTTAAAATTGGTTACCCCGACGAGGGCGGGTTTGCCGATTACAGTGGCCTTGAGTTATCTTCCGAGAATTTACATGGAAATATGCTCGCGTTAAAGCAATACCGTTACGCTAAAGATATTGAAAAGATTGGTAATCCAGTCGAGCGCAAGACATGGCAAAAGGCACCACAATGGGTGCAAGCTAGGTACAATGTGTCTGATAATGACATTGTACTTTCAGCAGCCTTTTTACAGCCGCCTATGTATGATCAACAAATGACTCCACTTGTGCTTTACGCTCGAATTGGCTCAGTAATTGGTCATGAGATAGGTCACGCTCTATTCGGCCCTGCTAGCTTCTATGATGGAGATGGTAACAAAGCTAACTGGTGGGCTGAAGAAGATAGGGCTTATATCGAAAAGCAAAATAATAAACTCATCGAGCTTTATGGTAATTTCCAAATAAGATCTGGGATTTATGTTCAAGGTAAGGACACGTTGAATGAAAATATTGCTGATCTCTTTGGTCTGAAAGTCGCCTTTGAGGCATTTAAACTTGTCAATAAAGACACCTCGCTAGCATTTGACAATGGTTATTCTTGGCAACAGCGTTTCTTTATCGCCCATGCGCAGTCTTGGCAAGAAAAACTTATGTCATATACACAAACCCGCATGGCGTTTAATGATGAACATAGTCCATCGCGTTTCCGTGTTGTTGGTGTCATGATGAACCTACCTGACTTTTATGATGCTTTTGAGGTTGAAAGTACGGATAAACAATACCTTGCACCAGAAAAACGGGTCGCGCTGTGGTGA